The genomic DNA ACTTTGTTTACTGTCTCAGGTGGGTAACCGTTGTTTTAGCTCCGCAAGATGTTAATAGCATGTAGCAATACACCCTTTTCACCAGTGTTCTTGGACAAGATTATCAGTGAGAACGGCAATAAAAAATTTCCCAGTTTGTTTCGTGGTTTGCTACAAATTTCTTGTCTCCCTTCTTCAGTTATTCTAGGAAAAGATAAGGAAATGAGCACAAGAAAGCCATTTGGATGAATATTCAATTCCATCATATCGATTGGGAAATCCTAACATCTACATATCTTTGCATAGCCTCATGTCCTCGTTCAAATGGTCGAGTGATCTAGATGCTAAAGATAGGCCAAAGTGGATCAATGCCTGATTTTGTATATGTGTATGTGATAACGTAGAATCACATGACATTAACTCCCATGGTGTCATGAATTTAGTGTGGGCAAGATAAGCTACCTTACCTTCATGATGCAGAAAATTTATGATCGACTATCTGTTTCTGATGATTTCTTCCTAAAGAAATATCGAATGAATTCTACTCTGTTTACCTTACATTTGTAGGAAACTTTATCTCCTGCCGTTATGAAATTCAGAAACTAACACAAACCATATAAAACATTGCAGGTGGAAACTCCAACCAAAGTTCACAGTGACACTAAAGATAAATTTGTCACTTGGCACTTCAGATCCCACAATTTTACACTCATGGCACTGTGGACCAAATTTTTAGTAGAAGCATCAGAAAGAGAGATCAATGGCACACTGGTTGAAATGCATGACATACACTTGGATAAACTTGATTCAAGATTAGCTGCCAGTTTACGTGAGATCAATATTTTAGTCATATCGAGTTCCAGATGGTTCTTCAGGAAAAATTATCTCTACGAAGGTGGGAAACTCATTGGATGCATATATTGCTCAGAGGATAACATCAAAAGCTTTGATGTCATTACAGCTATTCAGAGGGCTCTTAGAACAGCTCTCAATAACTTGACCAACTGCCAAGAACGTGGATTGCAGTTAACATTAGTAAGAACAGCAACACCAGCACATTTTGAGAATGGCTTCTGGAACACTGGAGGATATTGCAATAGAACTGAACCGGTGGGAAAAGGAGAAGCAATGACCAGAACAGTTGAATGGGCAATAAGAAACGCTCAGGTTGAGGAAGCTAACAGAGCACAAAAGGAAATCAGCCACAAGGGACGGATGAATATAGAGATTCTAGACATTACCGAAGCTATGTCTACGAGGCCTGATGCACACCCAGGGATCCATTGGAATAATAAGTGGATGAGGGGTTACAGTGACTGTTCCCATTGGTGTTTGCCAGGACCGATAGATATGTGGAATGAGTTATTACTCTCTTTGCTTCAAAAATACAGGAAAGACTTGCAGAATCATCAATGATGCAAAATGAAAAATTGAAGTACATTGGCAAGTTAAATTAGCCAAGCCTGATTTTTAGCGGCCAGGAGGTCTTTTCTCTTATGTtagtaagtttttttttgttctgaaaGGATGAAAAACTTAGCCTACTCCCATCCATATTTTTGGCAATTTCATTCATAGATCAGTTAGTGAAGTAACTTCCACTCACTGATTGTATGGGCTACAACACTGAATCATGATATGTTATAAATGCTTAAACTACATAATTAGTGAGCCTATGGGCTATATTATTGAATCAATATATGTTACAAGCATTTGTCAACTCATTTTCAACTAAATAATTTTGTGATAGACAATCAATGAATGGCAGTTGATTTCCTCACAAGCTATACAACAGCGAAAATGTGTGATGAAACAGAACCATACATTTATACACAAAATTTAACCTCTTGTGTGCCTGTTGATCCTGTTGAATGTTTAGCATGTCAAAATATTATCATCGAAGTCTTTGGTTGTAGACTCACTAACAGCAGAAGCTTGGGGTAATTCCTTGCTCATCAAATACTTCCGCTTTTGAAGGCTCAGCCAAACCAAAATACTGTCAGTCTGGACAATGTTATATCCAGCTTTCCTGTAAATGTTGAACGGCACTTGATCGATAACTCTACAATGAAGATATACACATCGTCTTGCATCCATTTTGATGACCAAATCCTCACATGCCTTGAGAAGTTGCTTCCCGAGTCCTCTCCTATTGGGAAAAAAACAAGGCAGATTTTAGAAAGCACTATAATCgacatattatatatatatatgaacaaACAACTTGATATGGCACTGAACAACAGAGTATCTGACTGATCTTATATATAAAGAATCTGCATCATGCACCAGAAGGTTCCTTCCAATTGCTTATATCACAGGTGAAAAGAAATTTTCTTATAGCACATTATAAAAGTTACAACTAATAAGGAAGCACAATTTGCAACCAACTCTTGCATCAGATTTGTTTTCCAGAAGAAATAGGCAAATTGGTTGCCGACCAAGAGCACTATAAATTACAATGCTATCCATTACCTCCTCAATGCCGTCTTCACAGTCATGTTACAGATGTACGGGAAGTcgagcggcggggtgggcgTGGGCGGGGCCCCGGGCGCGCCCACCGCGTTGAACGACACCTCCGCGGTGCACGCCATCTCCCCTTCATCTTTACCCTCCCCATCCTCGCCGCCCTCATCTCCGTCATCCCCCGTGGAGtcggccgcggcgtcggcggggcgGTAGAACCCCACGAGCACCGCGGCGTGCGGCGCGAGCCCGCGGCGCTCGTGGAGGTACCTGCGGATGACGAACGTGAGGAGCTGCGCGTACCGCTGGGCCGGGGCCCACCGCACGGTCTCGGAGAACGAGGAGGCCAGGAGGCGGACGAGCGCCTCGGCCACGGCGTCGTCTTCAGGCCCGCGGGTGAGGGCGCGCACGGTGAGGAGGCCGTGCGGGAAGGCGTGCTCGTAGCGGAAGGCCGCGAGCTCGTCGAGCTGCGAGAGCGCGCGCGGGGATAGGAagacgccggggccggggctgCCGcccggggagggggcggcggcggcgggaaggatgaggcggaggtggcgcggccgcggcgaggggcAGCGGGAGAAGAGGAGGTAGGAGTGCCTCGAGACGGCGGGAGTCAGCGAGACGAGGGCGGGCAACGCCGCCATGGGGAACGCGGATGCCAGTGCGGAGCGGAATGGGGAAGCCGGGAACTCGAGGggcgatttttttttgtttttttaaagcGGCTTACGTGGATAAACGTCAACTGTGTGTGACTGAGCTGTGGTACCGCTAGCTTTGACGACTTTGGGCCGGGTTTCTTTATGGGGTCCTTGGCCCAAGTTTAGTAGGAGGGGAAAACAAAAGACATtcgattaagggggtgtttgggagtcatgtgctaaattttagcatatgtcacatcggatgtttggacactaattaggagtattaaacatagcctaattacaaaactaattgcacaacccttaggctaaatcgcgagacgaatctattaagcctaattagtccatgatttgacaatgtggtgctacagtaaccattcgctaatgatggattaattaggcttaatagcNNNNNNNNNNNNNNNNNNNNNNNNNNNNNNNNNNNNNNNNNNNNNNNNNNNNNNNNNNNNNNNNNNNNNNNNNNNNNNNNNNNNNNNNNNNNNNNNNNNNTTGCACACGGGTAGGTCCGGTCTCACGATACGCGAGTATTCCCGGCCGccttaggcttaatagattcgtctcgcgatttagcctaggggttgtgcaattagttttgtaattagactatgtttaatactcctaattagtgtccaaacatccgatgtgacaggtgc from Setaria italica strain Yugu1 chromosome VII, Setaria_italica_v2.0, whole genome shotgun sequence includes the following:
- the LOC101767139 gene encoding protein ALTERED XYLOGLUCAN 4-like; its protein translation is MAMNKETAPPPNPHGRNNVRTPTHVFPGGRKTLALMLTTGLFVFLLSTYHPAALYHSPMATHISPQETKIGHQDKVCNLFNGTWVRDFTGPIYTNITCPTMPDSKNCAKYGKQMDYVNWKWMPHGCDMVRFEPQLFLNIVQGKTLAFAADSIGRNQMESLLCLLSQVETPTKVHSDTKDKFVTWHFRSHNFTLMALWTKFLVEASEREINGTLVEMHDIHLDKLDSRLAASLREINILVISSSRWFFRKNYLYEGGKLIGCIYCSEDNIKSFDVITAIQRALRTALNNLTNCQERGLQLTLVRTATPAHFENGFWNTGGYCNRTEPVGKGEAMTRTVEWAIRNAQVEEANRAQKEISHKGRMNIEILDITEAMSTRPDAHPGIHWNNKWMRGYSDCSHWCLPGPIDMWNELLLSLLQKYRKDLQNHQ
- the LOC101758184 gene encoding uncharacterized protein LOC101758184 is translated as MAALPALVSLTPAVSRHSYLLFSRCPSPRPRHLRLILPAAAAPSPGGSPGPGVFLSPRALSQLDELAAFRYEHAFPHGLLTVRALTRGPEDDAVAEALVRLLASSFSETVRWAPAQRYAQLLTFVIRRYLHERRGLAPHAAVLVGFYRPADAAADSTGDDGDEGGEDGEGKDEGEMACTAEVSFNAVGAPGAPPTPTPPLDFPYICNMTVKTALRRRGLGKQLLKACEDLVIKMDARRCVYLHCRVIDQVPFNIYRKAGYNIVQTDSILVWLSLQKRKYLMSKELPQASAVSESTTKDFDDNILTC